From a single Leclercia sp. AS011 genomic region:
- the tssJ gene encoding type VI secretion system lipoprotein TssJ, with amino-acid sequence MATVTRCRALTLIACGLLAGCGLTQTVTDGTVSITKSLFYKKIKTLHLDFTPRTAINADGAQTPLATMVRVYQLRDRKAVDATDYQTLLRNADKALKDDVLASKELLVMPNGSVTLNVPMDEDAQFVAVAGLFNRPDLQDNRWRLVLTRDDLDPDNPRTIELGDGWLRLVPVKE; translated from the coding sequence ATGGCAACAGTAACCCGCTGTCGGGCGCTGACGCTTATTGCCTGCGGTCTGCTCGCAGGCTGCGGTCTGACCCAGACCGTCACGGACGGTACGGTCAGCATCACAAAATCCCTCTTCTACAAGAAAATTAAAACGCTGCATCTTGATTTTACCCCGCGCACGGCCATTAACGCCGATGGCGCGCAGACGCCACTGGCGACAATGGTGCGGGTTTATCAGCTCAGGGATCGTAAAGCGGTTGATGCCACCGATTACCAGACGCTGCTGCGCAACGCCGATAAGGCACTTAAGGACGACGTGCTGGCATCAAAAGAGCTGCTGGTGATGCCCAACGGTAGCGTGACGCTCAACGTGCCCATGGATGAAGACGCTCAGTTCGTGGCTGTGGCGGGGTTGTTTAACCGACCTGATCTGCAAGACAACCGCTGGCGTCTGGTATTGACGCGTGATGACCTCGATCCGGACAACCCCCGCACTATTGAGCTGGGTGATGGCTGGCTCAGACTTGTGCCGGTAAAGGAGTGA
- a CDS encoding Tox-REase-5 domain-containing protein has translation MVMIPPVVTGGMGGAATGSVGVAGGSTGTATFPGAGGSRGGWEDENMSYPGSGNAQSRSLGGFDYQGKQYDPILNDPMAVSAETHGDFWEDDMDYSETVSYEGVDTRAGAQAKTDEKTCENCPPEGKVMPMIRRCSRWSMVTISYQTRICGTFYNPETQQIQEFKYCGVSFDGWKNKLCQFWEAKARYDQFLISSRQKKHWWKGDRSAVKQAARHQAVATINQPLKVVWIFMQPISFAYFQRIFIGFKDIIVRYQP, from the coding sequence ATGGTTATGATCCCACCGGTGGTGACAGGGGGAATGGGCGGGGCTGCAACCGGAAGTGTCGGTGTGGCTGGAGGTTCAACCGGAACAGCAACATTTCCCGGAGCAGGAGGCAGCCGTGGCGGCTGGGAAGATGAGAATATGTCATATCCAGGTTCAGGAAATGCGCAGTCCCGGAGCCTGGGGGGATTTGATTATCAGGGAAAACAGTATGATCCGATACTGAATGACCCCATGGCGGTCAGTGCAGAGACGCACGGTGATTTCTGGGAAGATGATATGGATTACTCAGAAACGGTAAGTTATGAGGGCGTCGATACCAGAGCAGGAGCACAGGCGAAGACGGATGAAAAAACCTGTGAGAACTGCCCTCCGGAAGGGAAGGTGATGCCGATGATCAGGCGTTGTTCGCGATGGAGTATGGTGACAATCAGCTACCAGACGCGTATCTGCGGTACATTTTATAATCCGGAAACGCAGCAGATCCAGGAGTTTAAATACTGCGGTGTATCGTTTGATGGGTGGAAAAATAAACTTTGCCAGTTCTGGGAGGCCAAAGCGCGGTATGATCAATTTTTGATTAGCTCTCGACAAAAAAAACATTGGTGGAAAGGTGATAGGAGTGCAGTGAAACAGGCTGCCCGACATCAGGCTGTTGCAACAATAAATCAACCATTAAAAGTGGTTTGGATTTTTATGCAACCGATTAGCTTTGCCTACTTTCAAAGGATATTTATTGGATTTAAAGACATAATTGTAAGGTATCAGCCATGA
- a CDS encoding DUF4123 domain-containing protein has protein sequence MSSVSFCLAMQFLIHSSDVSVFALVDGLQYERFTGYELKIKQDVCLPLFDTWPDSRIAFAGPWLIRMNETMAMREQLEALEIALPGVSWIVSDSPPEELVAHLQRYMNTGLPDGQAALLRFQDPRVQVRLGTMLNSQQHREMTGLMREWLTTVNGKVWSFKQREFIC, from the coding sequence ATGAGCAGTGTCAGCTTTTGCCTCGCAATGCAGTTCCTGATTCATTCATCAGACGTCTCAGTGTTTGCTTTAGTTGATGGCCTGCAGTATGAGCGCTTCACCGGTTATGAACTGAAAATAAAACAGGATGTTTGTTTGCCCTTATTTGATACCTGGCCGGATTCGCGTATTGCCTTTGCCGGACCGTGGCTAATCAGGATGAATGAAACAATGGCAATGAGGGAGCAACTGGAAGCTCTGGAAATCGCATTACCCGGCGTGTCCTGGATAGTGTCAGACTCCCCGCCGGAGGAACTGGTTGCGCATTTACAGAGATATATGAACACAGGACTTCCGGACGGACAGGCTGCTTTACTGCGTTTTCAGGATCCGCGTGTTCAGGTTCGTCTGGGGACGATGCTGAACAGTCAGCAGCACCGGGAAATGACAGGTTTAATGCGTGAATGGCTGACAACAGTGAACGGGAAAGTATGGTCATTTAAACAAAGGGAATTCATATGCTGA
- the tssG gene encoding type VI secretion system baseplate subunit TssG has product MARESQPARTGLTLALNKDIWRANFYRFCQMLEQENPDAPKLGSTSYPGDDPIRFRPWPGMGFPVSTLKTVEIDEDHPSLPPTVRTTFLGMYGVDSPLPTSYLDDIAQRREGHEAITSFLDIFSHRITTQYYRIWRKYAYPATFEAGGRDATSQCLLGLVGLGIPGTAEQVATPVSRFLALLGTMRLPTRNAEGIRALVSLLAPNTRAIITEPDPVKVHIDNRNGLGAGSRIRLSQRATLGKTAKEACSRVLMTLQTEDPCEAEGWLPGGVLHTDLLVLLRVYLGYRSDTRLRLTVPVRLLPEPRLGKGRRIQLGRTGLLGLKAGKLSNGRDSLTVILGCYEGLQCSALTPAEDAHYRFE; this is encoded by the coding sequence ATGGCGCGAGAATCACAGCCAGCACGTACCGGGCTGACGCTGGCTCTTAACAAAGATATCTGGCGAGCCAATTTCTATCGATTCTGCCAAATGCTGGAACAGGAAAATCCGGACGCACCTAAACTAGGTTCCACCAGTTATCCGGGCGACGATCCGATACGATTCAGGCCCTGGCCAGGTATGGGCTTCCCGGTCAGTACCCTGAAAACGGTTGAGATCGACGAAGACCATCCGTCATTACCACCAACTGTCCGCACGACATTTCTCGGGATGTATGGGGTGGACTCCCCTCTGCCGACGTCCTACCTGGATGACATTGCGCAGCGCCGTGAAGGACACGAGGCGATCACTTCGTTTCTGGACATTTTCAGCCACCGGATCACCACGCAGTATTACCGGATCTGGCGAAAATACGCGTATCCGGCGACCTTCGAGGCTGGTGGTCGCGATGCCACATCACAGTGTCTGTTGGGGCTGGTGGGACTCGGTATACCTGGCACGGCGGAGCAAGTAGCCACGCCGGTTTCCCGTTTCCTGGCTCTGCTGGGCACCATGCGATTACCCACCCGTAATGCCGAAGGCATTCGGGCCCTGGTGAGCCTGCTGGCGCCGAATACCCGGGCAATAATCACCGAACCCGATCCGGTTAAGGTCCATATCGATAATCGCAATGGGCTGGGGGCCGGAAGCCGTATCCGCCTTTCGCAGCGAGCCACGCTGGGTAAAACGGCAAAGGAAGCATGCAGCCGGGTACTGATGACGCTGCAAACAGAGGATCCGTGCGAGGCGGAAGGCTGGTTACCCGGTGGTGTCCTCCATACCGATTTGCTGGTTCTGCTGCGTGTCTATCTCGGCTACCGCAGTGACACCCGACTGCGTCTCACTGTACCCGTGCGGTTATTGCCTGAGCCTCGCCTTGGCAAAGGTAGGCGTATCCAACTGGGCCGTACCGGTTTGCTGGGCCTGAAAGCAGGCAAGCTTAGCAATGGCCGGGATAGTCTGACCGTCATCCTGGGCTGCTATGAAGGGCTGCAATGTTCTGCATTAACCCCTGCTGAAGACGCCCATTACCGCTTCGAATAA
- a CDS encoding type VI secretion system Vgr family protein: protein MDNWSALFDGQTRYFLDINDSTVKPDVLRFRGREALSRPFRWDIEFTTPQANIAPEQVLMKYASLRMRSGKNVHGIVTCLEWLSTSKDQSHYRLTLSSRLALLGYTRQCAVFQNQSVPEVVEQVLRKHGLEGPDFEFRLERTYPSREIITQWQETDLQFIQRILSEVGIYWRTEMDDTRELDVYILADSQLNYQFDVRLPYSEPSGLFDGAAESVWDVRTWHNVATGTVATRDYNYRTASAPMDSTVSVRNDAVTTGEHYRYAAPYREAGDDANPEPETESGAFYARIHHERELNRSARIHLFSNASGLTPGQVLEPQGDVITALKEGVILTLVTFRGARDSRLHVSAWGMPYTERYCFRPAELPRPVIPGTLPARIESREKNDIYAHLDEQGRYRVKLDFDREGTAPGYGYLWLRMAKPYAGETLGWHTPLIDGTEVAIAYSNGDIDLPYIAYALHDSEHPDHVARDNHTRNVLRTPANNKLRMEDRRGEEHIKLATEYGKTQLNSGNLVDSKGQLRGKGTELRTDEWGTLRAGKGLFVSADAQAKAQGEALDMSAVLKEIDRLNQQLQQLEIAAEQAQALKADVDSQIAMFEQRLKPLNEAVLFSAPEGVALTSGEHMQMTATKNVAMNAGGDFSAGVMGNMTALAGEKLGLFARTGQLSLKSGEGPVEVQAQNASMRLFAEKKMTLSSASDISFAGKKRITLIGGGSYLRLEAGRVEYGTTATYIRKVKRTMAAGAASIPVKATTGGGICLSCLMKAAMNGDTFVVRGES from the coding sequence ATGGATAACTGGTCAGCGCTTTTTGACGGACAGACGCGCTATTTTCTGGATATCAATGACAGCACAGTGAAACCGGATGTTTTGCGCTTTCGCGGCAGGGAAGCGCTGAGCAGGCCATTCAGATGGGACATCGAGTTCACCACGCCGCAGGCGAACATTGCCCCGGAACAGGTGCTGATGAAATATGCGTCGTTGCGAATGCGAAGCGGCAAAAATGTCCACGGCATAGTGACCTGCCTGGAATGGCTGTCCACATCAAAGGACCAGTCCCACTACCGCCTCACGCTCAGTTCCCGCCTGGCGCTCCTGGGATACACCCGGCAGTGCGCCGTATTTCAGAACCAGTCCGTCCCGGAGGTGGTGGAGCAGGTGCTGCGCAAACACGGGCTGGAGGGGCCTGATTTTGAATTCAGACTGGAGCGCACCTACCCGTCGCGTGAAATTATCACCCAGTGGCAGGAAACGGACCTGCAGTTCATCCAGCGCATTCTGTCTGAGGTGGGAATTTACTGGCGCACGGAAATGGATGACACCCGCGAACTGGATGTGTACATCCTGGCCGACAGCCAGCTGAACTACCAGTTTGATGTGCGCCTGCCGTACAGCGAGCCATCGGGCCTGTTCGACGGCGCGGCAGAATCGGTCTGGGATGTGCGGACCTGGCACAACGTTGCCACCGGCACCGTCGCCACGCGGGATTACAACTACCGGACTGCCAGTGCGCCGATGGATTCGACGGTCAGCGTGCGTAATGATGCGGTCACCACCGGGGAGCATTACCGCTACGCGGCACCGTATCGTGAAGCGGGTGATGACGCGAACCCGGAGCCGGAAACCGAATCCGGCGCGTTCTACGCCCGAATTCACCATGAGCGGGAGCTCAACAGGTCGGCCCGCATTCACCTGTTCAGCAATGCTTCCGGTCTGACGCCCGGGCAGGTGCTGGAGCCGCAGGGCGATGTCATTACGGCCCTGAAAGAGGGCGTTATCCTAACGCTCGTGACCTTTCGGGGGGCCCGTGATTCTCGTCTGCACGTGTCGGCCTGGGGAATGCCTTACACCGAACGTTACTGTTTCCGCCCGGCGGAACTGCCGCGTCCGGTCATCCCGGGTACGCTTCCGGCGCGGATTGAGAGCCGGGAGAAAAACGATATCTACGCTCACCTGGATGAGCAGGGGCGCTACCGGGTGAAGCTGGATTTCGACCGGGAAGGAACAGCGCCGGGCTACGGCTACCTGTGGCTGCGGATGGCGAAACCTTATGCCGGTGAAACGCTGGGCTGGCACACGCCGCTCATCGACGGCACCGAAGTGGCGATAGCGTACAGCAACGGTGATATCGACCTGCCGTACATCGCGTATGCGCTGCACGACTCTGAGCACCCGGACCATGTCGCCCGCGACAACCACACCCGCAACGTGCTGCGCACGCCCGCGAACAACAAGCTGCGGATGGAAGACAGGCGCGGTGAGGAGCATATCAAGCTCGCGACGGAGTATGGTAAGACACAGCTTAACAGCGGGAATCTGGTGGACAGCAAAGGCCAGCTGCGCGGTAAGGGCACAGAGCTGCGCACCGATGAGTGGGGAACCCTGAGAGCCGGGAAGGGGCTGTTTGTCAGCGCGGATGCGCAGGCGAAAGCACAGGGTGAGGCGCTGGATATGAGCGCCGTGCTGAAGGAAATCGACCGGCTTAACCAGCAACTGCAGCAGCTGGAAATCGCGGCGGAGCAGGCGCAGGCGCTGAAGGCGGATGTTGACAGCCAGATAGCGATGTTTGAGCAGCGGCTGAAACCGCTCAATGAAGCCGTGCTGTTCTCGGCACCTGAAGGCGTGGCCCTGACCAGCGGGGAGCATATGCAGATGACAGCCACAAAAAACGTTGCCATGAATGCCGGAGGCGATTTCAGTGCTGGCGTCATGGGTAACATGACCGCCCTCGCTGGAGAAAAGCTCGGTCTGTTTGCCCGCACCGGCCAGTTGAGTCTGAAGTCCGGAGAGGGACCGGTAGAAGTGCAGGCGCAGAACGCCAGTATGCGTCTGTTCGCGGAGAAGAAAATGACACTGAGCTCGGCGAGTGACATCTCGTTTGCCGGTAAGAAACGCATCACGCTGATTGGCGGCGGGAGTTACCTGCGACTTGAGGCGGGAAGGGTTGAGTACGGCACGACAGCGACGTATATACGCAAAGTGAAGCGGACGATGGCGGCGGGTGCTGCATCAATACCAGTTAAGGCGACAACGGGTGGCGGTATCTGCCTCAGTTGTCTGATGAAAGCGGCGATGAATGGTGACACTTTTGTTGTAAGAGGTGAATCATGA